One window from the genome of Gadus morhua chromosome 16, gadMor3.0, whole genome shotgun sequence encodes:
- the blvrb gene encoding flavin reductase (NADPH), protein MSDSVKNVAVFGGTGMTGAATVSLAAAEGYNVTVLVRDPKRLPEGHKASRVVVGDVTNRADVQKTLEGQDAVIIVLGTRTDLSPTTMMSEGTRNIVEAMRARGISKVIGCMSAFLLWERSKVPPRLVPVTEDHDRMYAVLKESGLDYVAVMPPHIAGDLPLTKVYAVTENKLQGRAISKHDLAHFFVSCLSTPEWDGKTVGVSGDYPRP, encoded by the exons ATGTCTGACTCGGTGAAGAACGTGGCCGTGTTCGGCGGAACGGGCATGACCGGTGCAGCCACCGTTTCCCTGGCTGCGGCAGAAG ggTACAACGTGACGGTGCTCGTGCGGGACCCCAAGCGGCTCCCAGAGGGCCACAAGGCctccagggtggtggtgggagacgTGACCAACCGGGCCGACGTGCAGAAGACCCTGGAGGGCCAGGACGCCGTCATCATCGTCTTGGGAACCCGCACAGACCTCA GCCCGACCACCATGATGTCCGAGGGTACCAGGAACATCGTGGAGGCCATGAGGGCTCGTGGGATCTCCAAGGTGATTGGCTGCATGTCAG CCTTTCTGCTGTGGGAGCGCTCCAAGGTTCCCCCCCGCCTGGTTCCTGTGACCGAGGACCACGACAGGATGTACGCCGTGCTGAAGGAGTCCGGCCTCGACTACGTGGCCGTCATGCCACCTCACATCGCTG GAGACCTCCCCCTGACCAAGGTGTACGCGGTGACAGAGAACAAGCTTCAGGGCCGGGCCATATCCAAGCACGACCTGGCCCACTTCTTCGTCAGCTGCCTTTCCACCCCCGAGTGGGACGGCAAGACGGTGGGCGTCTCAGGAGACTACCCAAGACCCTGA
- the kcnk6 gene encoding potassium channel subfamily K member 6, translated as MTSSASKSWLLLLGFILFYIIYLLLGALVFSSIERPVEDKLRNDIQTMQREFLNQTCINATALEEFLVKALSASEYGVSVLKNSSLNSNWDMASSMFFANTLVTTVGYGHSTPLSDMGKAFSILYALIGVPFTMLVLTASVQRLMYPLVYAPQALFQRSGLNPRPASQLHFALLLAAVLLCFFVAPAFVFRAIEGSWSFLDAVYFCFMSLCTVGLGDFVPGEQPGQKYRSLYKVVVMVYLFVGLMMMYLLLRAFHKMADLHGLTSFLELPHCEEPEGDLRPILGDGPTDTGPPPPGPLHHRAATKQPLEPAAQPSYNTISKG; from the exons ATGACTTCTTCCGCAAGTAAGTCCTGGCTTCTGCTCCTAGGCTTCATACTGTTTTATATCATTTACTTGTTGCTCGGTGCCCTGGTTTTCTCCAGCATCGAGCGACCGGTGGAGGATAAACTGAGAAATGACATCCAAACTATGCAGAGAGAGTTTCTCAACCAGACCTGCATCAACGCGACAGCCCTGGAAGAGTTTTTGGTCAAGGCTTTGAGCGCAAGCGAGTACGGGGTGTCGGTCCTCAAGAACTCATCCCTCAACTCCAACTGGGACATGGCCTCCTCCATGTTCTTCGCCAACACTTTGGTGACTACGGTTG GTTACGGTCACTCCACGCCGCTGTCTGACATGGGGAAGGCCTTCTCCATCCTGTACGCTTTGATCGGCGTGCCGTTCACCATGCTGGTGCTGACGGCCAGCGTCCAGCGGCTGATGTACCCGCTGGTCTACGCCCCCCAGGCCCTGTTCCAGCGGTCGGGGCTTAACCCGAGGCCCGCCTCTCAGCTCCACTTCGCCCTTCTGCTGGCCGCGGTGCTGCTGTGCTTCTTCGTGGCGCCGGCCTTCGTGTTCCGCGCCATCGAGGGCTCCTGGTCGTTCCTGGACGCCGTGTACTTCTGCTTCATGTCCCTGTGCACGGTGGGCCTCGGGGACTTTGTGCCCGGGGAGCAGCCGGGCCAGAAGTACCGGTCGCTGTACAAGGTGGTTGTCATGG TCTACCTGTTCGTGGGGCTCATGATGATGTACCTCCTGCTGCGCGCCTTCCACAAGATGGCCGACCTGCACGGCCTCACCAGCTTCCTGGAGCTGCCGCACTGTGAAGAACCCGAGGGGGACCTGAGGCCCATCCTGGGGGACGGCCCGACGGACACCGGCCCCCCACCGCCCGGACCCCTGCACCACAGAGCGGCCACCAAGCAGCCCCTGGAGCCCGCGGCCCAGCCTTCCTATAACACCATCAGCAAGGGCTGA
- the sertad3 gene encoding SERTA domain-containing protein 3, with protein sequence MILKGQKRKLPPEDPDHTEETTAELEGQRQLVLYISLNKYQHGQVLAEPSLRRSVLIANTLRQITLEAAMGKDGGSPTPCGAAAAVHTKEDGCTGMATPDRQFTVTVHNSHSAAASDFSSPPDPQFGVASSRHQADFQVSTPDVCIEGGSEDWESMSSDPDFSLSAAISSILTTLESSIDGNHGGSPAAPRTPLRSLENLAALEGDGASKQGVRGPSWGGWERAEESRATDSCVEVMRSSYLGDLALDDIFQDIDTSLLERELGVLGARGEGHPSGEELLRYLPSLSSTVPSFSSFSSSSSSSSSSPFLSINQNMWCLPSFSSFNPTTTPSGSPFFSSSSFPSSSFPSPSSSSYPGQGLARDGLELDHVMEVLVES encoded by the coding sequence ATGATCCTGAAGGGGCAGAAGCGTAAACTCCCGCCCGAGGATCCAGACCACACAGAAGAGACCACCGCAGAATTGGAAGGACAGCGGCAGTTAGTCCTTTACATCTCGCTCAACAAATATCAACATGGTCAAGTGTTAGCCGAACCCAGTCTCAGGCGATCTGTTTTAATAGCAAACACTCTTCGGCAAATTACCTTGGAGGCAGCCATGGGAAAAGATGGGGGTTCGCCGACTCCCTGTGGCGCTGCAGCCGCCGTGCATACCAAGGAGGACGGCTGCACTGGAATGGCGACACCGGATCGCCAGTTCACGGTGACGGTCCATAACAGCCATTCGGCTGCAGCCAGTGACTTTTCttcacccccagacccccaatTCGGTGTTGCGTCTAGTAGGCATCAGGCGGACTTCCAAGTGAGTACGCCAGATGTGTGTATCGAGGGAGGCTCAGAGGATTGGGAGTCCATGTCTTCAGATCCAGATTTCTCTCTGTCAGCGGCCATCTCCTCCATCCTGACCACGCTGGAGTCCAGCATCGACGGGAACCACGGCGGCTCTCCGGCAGCGCCGCGGACGCCTCTGAGGTCTTTGGAGAACCTGGCGGCACTGGAGGGAGatggagcctccaaacaggggGTGAGGGGTCCAAGCTGGGGGGGCTGGGAACGGGccgaggagagcagggcgacgGACAGCTGCGTGGAGGTGATGAGGTCCAGTTACCTGGGGGACCTGGCCCTGGACGACATTTTCCAGGACATAGACACGTCCCTGCTGGAGAGGGAGCTGGGCGTGCTgggagcgaggggagagggacaCCCCAGTGGAGAGGAGCTTCTCCGATACCTGCCCTCACTCTCCTCCACTGTTCCGTCCTTCTcgtcgttctcctcctcctcctcctcctcctcctcctctcccttcctgtccATTAACCAGAACATGTGGTgccttccctccttctcctccttcaacccgaccaccaccccctccggctcccccttcttctcctcctcctccttcccctcctcctccttcccgtcTCCGTCCTCCTCGTCCTACCCTGGTCAGGGCCTGGCTCGAGACGGGTTGGAGTTGGACCATGtgatggaggtgctggtggagtcctga